The following coding sequences are from one Rhodobiaceae bacterium window:
- a CDS encoding MarR family protein: MDLKPLDALKLWHDVVLDTVRRDVPDLSARQLAILLTVYLEPPPHTVRGLASKLDVSKPAITRALDTMGQKDLLKRKRDDTDKRNVLVQRTVAGSVYLSELSDTIISKAKDHLA; the protein is encoded by the coding sequence ATGGACTTAAAGCCGCTTGATGCGCTGAAGCTTTGGCATGACGTCGTGCTTGATACGGTGCGCCGTGATGTGCCCGATCTCTCAGCGCGGCAGCTTGCCATCCTCCTCACAGTTTACCTTGAGCCGCCACCCCACACAGTGCGAGGGTTGGCATCGAAGCTTGATGTGTCCAAGCCAGCGATTACCCGCGCTCTCGACACGATGGGCCAGAAAGATTTGCTCAAGCGAAAACGTGATGACACGGACAAGCGCAATGTGCTGGTTCAACGAACTGTGGCGGGCTCCGTCTATCTAAGTGAGCTTTCAGACACAATTATATCCAAGGCAAAGGATCACCTGGCGTGA
- a CDS encoding dipeptidyl-peptidase 6 translates to MTNRNGLDKRLNPYRADLAAAYLRGEVDADRFVESEDFQVAAPRAPLLRRAEEHAPMDTELLYGETFRVYETVGDWCWGQAAGDDYVGYVSANLLRPSKGAVTHRVVALRTFIYPEADIKSRLAIPLSMNAKLVATGAAGKFVELAGGGYVVSSHLSKIDTFASDYVGVAEEFLGVPYLWGGRDARGLDCSGLVQMSMERCGIACLRDTDLQEATLGEALADTTDLSALQRGDLIFWRGHVGIMVDGETLLHANATHMRTVKEPIAEAVRRIDKSDGPVTSIRRLKASG, encoded by the coding sequence GTGACGAACAGGAATGGTCTGGACAAACGGCTGAACCCTTACCGGGCAGATCTGGCAGCAGCCTATCTACGCGGCGAGGTGGACGCTGACCGGTTTGTGGAGAGTGAAGACTTTCAGGTGGCGGCACCGCGCGCACCATTGCTCCGCCGGGCGGAAGAGCATGCACCCATGGATACCGAATTGCTCTACGGCGAAACTTTCCGCGTCTATGAGACAGTAGGAGACTGGTGTTGGGGCCAGGCCGCGGGAGACGACTATGTCGGCTATGTCTCAGCTAACCTACTTCGGCCTTCAAAGGGCGCTGTCACTCACCGGGTGGTGGCGCTTCGAACCTTTATCTATCCCGAAGCAGACATTAAATCGCGACTGGCCATACCGCTTTCCATGAACGCAAAATTGGTGGCGACAGGCGCTGCGGGAAAATTTGTTGAATTGGCTGGCGGTGGATATGTCGTCTCCTCCCACCTGTCGAAAATTGACACGTTCGCATCTGACTATGTGGGTGTCGCCGAGGAATTCCTCGGCGTGCCTTATCTATGGGGCGGACGCGATGCGCGGGGTCTGGACTGCTCCGGGCTTGTTCAGATGAGCATGGAGCGCTGTGGCATTGCCTGCCTGCGGGACACGGATCTCCAGGAAGCAACGCTTGGCGAAGCGCTTGCGGATACAACGGATCTGTCGGCGCTACAGCGCGGCGATCTCATTTTCTGGAGAGGGCACGTGGGCATCATGGTGGACGGGGAAACCTTGCTCCATGCCAACGCAACCCATATGCGTACGGTAAAGGAACCGATTGCCGAAGCTGTTCGCCGGATCGATAAAAGCGATGGGCCGGTCACAAGCATCAGACGGCTAAAGGCCTCAGGCTAA
- the gsiA gene encoding glutathione import ATP-binding protein GsiA produces the protein MTKDGMTDPDMSDRADTPLIEIDNLHVDFRQGEEVTHAVKGVSLSIDAGETVALVGESGSGKSVTALSILKLLPYPQASHPHGAIRYRGENLMSTDENALRSVRGNQISMVFQEPMTSLNPLHTIERQVGEVLIRHKGLSNEAARAEVLVLLEKVGIRDAEGRLGAYPHQLSGGQRQRVMIAMALANEPDLLIADEPTTALDVTVQAQILALLKELQREMGMAMLLITHDLGIVRKMADRTYVMTGGEVVETGETETIFSDPQHDYTRHLLAAEPKGRPETPRGDAPVVMETDDLKVWFPIKKGLLRKTVDHVKAVDGISVTVQEGQTVGIVGESGSGKTTLGLALLRLISSDGPIRFEGEQIDGLSEKDVRPLREHMQIVFQDPFGSLSPRLSISQIVEEGLIVQNRGLSPTERRARVTSALQEVGIDPAMQDRYPHEFSGGQRQRIAIARAMALQPKFVMLDEPTSALDMSVQAQIVDLLRTLQKKYNLAYLFISHDLKVVRALADQVIVMRAGKVVEQGPADKIFDAPETDYTKTLMAAAFDLETGPGEAAS, from the coding sequence ATGACAAAAGATGGCATGACGGATCCGGACATGAGCGATCGCGCGGATACACCGCTGATCGAGATCGACAATCTTCATGTTGATTTCCGTCAGGGCGAAGAAGTGACCCATGCGGTCAAAGGCGTTTCTCTCAGCATTGATGCTGGCGAGACCGTCGCACTGGTCGGTGAGTCCGGCTCTGGAAAATCGGTCACCGCCTTGTCGATCCTGAAACTCCTGCCTTATCCGCAGGCGTCTCACCCTCATGGGGCCATCCGCTATCGCGGCGAAAACCTCATGAGCACTGACGAAAATGCACTCAGGTCGGTGCGTGGCAATCAGATCTCCATGGTGTTCCAGGAGCCTATGACATCTCTCAACCCGCTACACACAATTGAGCGACAGGTGGGGGAAGTTCTGATCCGCCACAAAGGTTTGAGCAATGAGGCTGCGCGTGCAGAAGTTCTCGTCTTGCTCGAAAAAGTCGGCATTCGGGACGCCGAAGGACGCCTCGGCGCCTATCCGCATCAGCTTTCCGGTGGCCAAAGACAGCGGGTCATGATTGCCATGGCACTCGCCAATGAACCGGACCTCCTGATCGCAGATGAACCGACCACTGCCCTTGATGTAACGGTGCAAGCCCAAATTCTTGCGCTCCTCAAAGAGCTGCAGCGGGAAATGGGCATGGCCATGCTGCTCATCACCCATGACCTTGGCATTGTGCGGAAGATGGCAGACCGCACCTATGTGATGACAGGTGGTGAAGTTGTTGAGACAGGGGAAACAGAGACAATTTTCTCCGACCCCCAACATGACTATACGAGACATCTGCTCGCCGCCGAACCCAAGGGCCGGCCAGAAACGCCACGCGGTGATGCACCTGTGGTGATGGAGACAGATGATCTCAAAGTCTGGTTCCCGATCAAAAAGGGGCTTCTGCGCAAGACGGTTGATCACGTGAAAGCCGTCGACGGCATCAGCGTTACCGTCCAGGAGGGCCAGACAGTTGGCATTGTCGGAGAGTCCGGATCCGGCAAAACGACCCTTGGCCTTGCTCTGCTTCGGCTCATCTCGAGTGATGGCCCGATCCGGTTTGAAGGAGAGCAGATTGATGGGCTTTCAGAAAAAGATGTGCGACCTCTTCGTGAGCATATGCAGATCGTGTTTCAGGACCCGTTCGGGTCTCTTTCGCCGCGCCTCTCCATCTCACAAATCGTGGAAGAAGGCCTCATCGTTCAAAATAGAGGTCTTTCCCCTACAGAACGGCGCGCCCGGGTGACGTCTGCCCTTCAGGAGGTGGGCATTGATCCGGCGATGCAGGATCGATATCCGCACGAGTTTTCAGGTGGTCAGCGACAACGCATTGCCATTGCGCGCGCCATGGCATTGCAGCCGAAATTTGTGATGTTGGATGAACCCACAAGCGCGCTGGATATGTCTGTGCAGGCGCAGATTGTTGATCTGCTGCGCACCTTGCAAAAGAAATACAATCTGGCCTATCTCTTCATCAGCCATGACCTGAAAGTGGTGCGCGCCCTGGCAGATCAGGTGATTGTCATGCGGGCCGGCAAAGTCGTCGAGCAGGGTCCAGCTGATAAGATTTTCGATGCGCCAGAGACCGATTATACAAAGACACTCATGGCAGCAGCTTTCGACCTGGAAACCGGCCCCGGAGAGGCCGCTTCCTGA
- the yejE gene encoding inner membrane ABC transporter permease protein YejE, whose amino-acid sequence MVRSLLARFNITIPQMTPLNERRWRNFKANRRGFWSLRIFLVLFFLTLFAPLIANDKPLVLTYDGSLYFPAFNTYAETTFGGDFATEADYRDPFVQELISEADGTMIWPIIRYSYDTINRNLPVPAPAPPSAENWLGTDDQGRDVVARLIYGFRISVLFGLTLTIFSSIIGVAAGAVQGYFGGWLDLIFQRFIEIWTSVPQLYLLIIIAAIIEPNFWILLCILLLFSWVALVGVVRAEFLRGRNFEYVNAARALGVSNGTIIYKHLLPNAMVATLTFMPFILNASITTLTSLDFLGFGLPPGSPSLGELLAQGKANLQAPWLGFSGFFTIAIMLSLLIFIGEAVRDAFDPRKTLS is encoded by the coding sequence ATGGTTCGTTCCCTGCTCGCCCGCTTCAACATCACGATCCCGCAAATGACGCCACTCAATGAACGTCGCTGGCGGAACTTCAAAGCCAATCGGCGTGGCTTCTGGTCGCTTCGGATTTTCCTGGTGTTGTTTTTCCTCACGCTCTTTGCCCCGCTTATCGCCAATGATAAGCCGCTCGTCCTGACTTATGATGGCTCTCTCTATTTCCCTGCGTTCAACACCTATGCGGAGACAACGTTCGGTGGTGATTTTGCGACAGAAGCGGACTATCGAGATCCGTTTGTTCAGGAACTGATTTCCGAAGCAGATGGAACGATGATCTGGCCGATCATTCGCTACAGCTATGACACGATCAATCGCAATCTGCCGGTTCCTGCACCCGCCCCGCCGAGCGCGGAGAACTGGCTCGGCACCGATGATCAGGGCCGCGACGTGGTGGCGCGCCTCATATATGGCTTCCGTATCTCCGTGCTCTTTGGTCTGACGCTTACCATCTTCTCGTCCATCATTGGCGTCGCTGCCGGGGCGGTCCAGGGCTACTTTGGCGGCTGGCTTGATCTCATTTTCCAGCGGTTTATTGAGATCTGGACAAGCGTTCCCCAACTCTACCTTCTGATCATCATCGCCGCGATCATCGAACCCAATTTCTGGATCTTGCTCTGCATTCTCCTACTCTTCAGCTGGGTTGCCCTTGTGGGTGTTGTGCGTGCTGAATTCCTGCGCGGGCGCAACTTCGAATATGTGAATGCGGCGCGCGCCCTCGGCGTCTCCAACGGCACCATCATCTATAAGCACCTGCTGCCCAATGCGATGGTGGCAACGCTCACCTTCATGCCCTTCATCCTGAACGCGTCGATTACGACCCTCACGTCGCTCGACTTTCTGGGGTTTGGCCTGCCACCGGGTTCGCCGTCGCTGGGTGAGTTGCTCGCCCAGGGCAAAGCCAATTTGCAGGCACCCTGGCTCGGCTTCTCGGGCTTTTTCACCATCGCGATCATGTTGAGCCTGCTGATCTTTATCGGCGAAGCGGTGCGGGACGCATTTGATCCCAGAAAGACTCTCTCATGA
- the yejB gene encoding inner membrane ABC transporter permease protein YejB — protein sequence MAAYIVRRLLLMIPTILGIMLVSFTIVQFAPGGPIERIIAQIQGTEVSATARVGGTAGSDFSGGGAAVSDVTAKYRGAQGLDPEFIASLEKQFGFDKPVYERFALMVWNYARFDFGESYFRDVQVIDLILEKMPVSISLGLWTTLITYMISIPLGVMKAVRDGSSLDVWTSAVIIVGYAIPGFLFAVVLIVLFAGGSYFDVFPLRGLTSDGWEELSWFGKVTDYMWHLALPITAMVISGFATTTLLTKNSFLDEIKKQYVVTARAKGLTEREVLYGHVFRNAMLIVIAGFPGAFVGVFFTGSLLIETIFSLDGLGLLSFESIINRDYPVVFGTLYIFGLLGLVITLISDLTYTWIDPRIDFETREV from the coding sequence ATGGCCGCCTATATTGTTCGACGGCTTCTTCTGATGATCCCCACCATTTTGGGCATCATGTTGGTGAGCTTCACGATTGTGCAGTTTGCACCTGGTGGCCCAATTGAGCGGATCATCGCGCAAATCCAGGGGACGGAAGTTTCCGCCACGGCGCGGGTCGGCGGCACCGCCGGCAGCGATTTTTCCGGCGGTGGGGCGGCGGTAAGCGATGTCACCGCGAAATATCGTGGCGCTCAAGGCCTTGATCCGGAATTTATTGCGAGCCTCGAAAAGCAATTCGGTTTTGACAAACCTGTCTATGAGCGCTTTGCCCTCATGGTGTGGAACTATGCGCGGTTCGATTTCGGCGAGAGCTATTTCCGCGATGTGCAGGTTATAGATCTCATCCTCGAAAAAATGCCGGTCTCCATTTCGCTCGGGCTTTGGACAACGCTCATCACCTATATGATCTCGATCCCGCTTGGCGTCATGAAGGCGGTGCGTGATGGGTCCAGCCTCGATGTCTGGACGAGTGCAGTGATTATCGTGGGGTACGCGATCCCGGGCTTCCTGTTTGCGGTGGTGCTGATCGTGCTGTTTGCAGGCGGCTCCTACTTTGATGTCTTTCCGTTACGGGGCCTCACGTCGGATGGCTGGGAAGAGCTCTCCTGGTTCGGCAAAGTTACTGACTATATGTGGCACCTGGCGCTCCCCATCACAGCGATGGTGATTAGCGGTTTTGCGACGACGACGCTTCTCACCAAGAATTCCTTTCTTGATGAAATCAAAAAACAATATGTGGTGACGGCGCGGGCGAAGGGGCTGACTGAGCGCGAAGTTCTCTATGGTCATGTATTCCGGAACGCCATGCTGATTGTGATCGCAGGCTTTCCCGGTGCATTTGTGGGCGTCTTTTTCACAGGCTCCCTTCTCATCGAGACAATCTTCTCACTCGACGGATTGGGGCTTCTTTCGTTTGAAAGCATCATCAACCGCGACTATCCGGTTGTGTTCGGCACGCTCTATATCTTCGGGCTTCTCGGTCTTGTGATCACGCTTATCAGCGACCTCACCTATACGTGGATTGATCCGCGTATCGACTTTGAAACGCGGGAGGTCTGA
- the nikA gene encoding nickel-binding periplasmic protein encodes MRRIGAGAAVAAMSFALSWGSAIAEPRHGLSIFGDLLYEKDFAHFSYVNPDAPKGGAFSQIGPTWILNQSPLTFDSLNSYILKGNGAMGAELTFDTLMTRSGDEPDAVYGLVAKTADMADDGNSIVFELHPEARFHDGSPLTAEDAAFSLMLLKEKGHPLISLTIREMAGAEALGSHTLNVTFTGNQTRDLALLITGLPIFSKTYYTTHDFEKTTLDAPLGSGPYRMKEFEQGRFVTYERVEDYWARDLNVNVGRWNFDTVRYEFYRDRTAQFEAFKAGEYLLREEFTSKTWATEYNFPAVEDGRVVLLTMQDETPSGAQGWFLNTRREQFSDVRVREALGLAFDFEWTNRNHFFGLYQRSGSYFENSEMRAQGLPGPGELELLEPYRDQLPARVFDEAIEPPVSDGSGKDRRLLLQASKLLDAAGWTIQDGKRRNAAGDTLTVEFLNDAPTFERVISAFQANLIQLGIETNIKPANSAEYQERVKVFDFDVMTRRFSISATPGVEISNYWSSEAAETPGSFNLSGMSDPVIDALMDKIINAENREEQVQAARAIDRILRAGFYWVPHWYKASHTLAFWDVFARPDKAPRYSRGSAVTDKRGVLDTWWIDPAKAQNAPQAEQP; translated from the coding sequence ATGCGGCGCATTGGGGCGGGAGCGGCGGTCGCAGCAATGAGCTTTGCCCTTTCCTGGGGAAGCGCCATTGCAGAGCCACGCCATGGCTTGTCGATTTTTGGCGACCTTCTGTATGAGAAAGACTTTGCACACTTCTCGTATGTGAACCCTGACGCCCCCAAGGGCGGTGCTTTCAGCCAGATTGGCCCAACTTGGATTCTCAACCAATCACCGCTCACCTTCGACAGCCTCAACAGCTATATCCTTAAAGGGAATGGGGCGATGGGCGCGGAGCTCACATTCGATACGCTGATGACACGTTCCGGGGACGAACCAGATGCGGTCTATGGCCTTGTCGCTAAAACGGCGGACATGGCAGACGATGGCAACAGCATTGTTTTTGAGCTGCACCCGGAAGCGCGATTCCATGACGGAAGCCCGCTCACTGCAGAAGATGCGGCTTTCTCGCTCATGCTCTTGAAAGAAAAGGGGCACCCCTTGATCTCGCTGACCATCCGCGAGATGGCAGGAGCGGAAGCACTCGGATCCCATACACTCAATGTCACCTTCACGGGCAATCAGACCCGCGATCTGGCACTGCTCATCACAGGGCTGCCGATTTTCTCAAAGACCTACTACACAACCCATGATTTCGAGAAAACGACCCTCGACGCCCCTTTGGGCAGCGGTCCCTACAGGATGAAAGAGTTCGAACAAGGGCGTTTTGTCACCTATGAGCGTGTCGAGGATTATTGGGCGCGCGACCTTAATGTGAATGTAGGGCGCTGGAACTTCGATACCGTGCGCTACGAATTCTACCGGGATCGCACCGCGCAATTCGAAGCGTTTAAGGCCGGCGAATATCTGCTTCGCGAAGAGTTCACGTCCAAAACCTGGGCGACGGAGTATAACTTCCCCGCCGTTGAAGACGGACGTGTCGTGCTTCTCACCATGCAGGATGAAACACCGTCGGGCGCTCAGGGCTGGTTCCTGAATACACGCCGTGAGCAGTTTTCAGACGTCCGGGTTCGCGAGGCACTGGGGCTCGCTTTCGACTTTGAATGGACCAATCGCAATCACTTCTTTGGTCTCTACCAGCGCAGCGGCAGCTATTTCGAAAACTCAGAAATGCGTGCCCAAGGTCTGCCTGGCCCCGGTGAATTGGAACTGCTTGAGCCCTATCGGGATCAACTACCCGCCCGAGTGTTTGACGAAGCGATTGAGCCACCGGTGTCGGACGGCTCGGGCAAGGACCGGCGCCTCCTCCTACAGGCGAGCAAACTGCTCGACGCGGCAGGCTGGACCATTCAGGACGGCAAAAGGCGAAATGCTGCGGGAGATACCCTCACAGTAGAGTTTCTCAACGATGCCCCAACCTTTGAGCGGGTGATTTCAGCCTTTCAGGCCAATCTCATCCAGCTTGGCATTGAGACCAATATCAAGCCTGCCAATTCGGCTGAGTATCAGGAACGGGTGAAAGTCTTCGACTTTGATGTGATGACTCGCCGTTTTTCCATATCCGCAACGCCAGGGGTCGAAATCAGCAACTATTGGAGTTCGGAAGCGGCAGAGACTCCCGGCAGCTTCAACCTGTCCGGCATGAGCGATCCTGTAATTGACGCATTGATGGACAAAATCATCAATGCCGAGAACCGCGAAGAACAGGTCCAGGCGGCGCGCGCCATAGACCGAATATTGCGGGCCGGCTTTTACTGGGTGCCCCACTGGTACAAGGCGTCTCATACGCTGGCCTTCTGGGACGTGTTTGCCCGGCCAGACAAGGCGCCCCGCTATTCACGCGGGAGTGCTGTTACTGACAAACGGGGTGTTCTCGACACCTGGTGGATCGATCCGGCAAAGGCCCAGAATGCCCCTCAGGCGGAACAACCCTGA
- the appA gene encoding oligopeptide-binding protein AppA, producing MAWIGRFAGAGLALVMGISAAMAEDTEQHGLSLFGSLKYPAGFERFDYVNPEAPKGGTLRYASIGSFDSLNPFIVKGRSAAGISTFLYDTLMTSSMDEPASEYGLLAESVSHPDDYSSVTFKLRPNAKWHDGKRVTPEDIIWSLETLTTNMPFYNAYYADVESVEKLSPLEVRFNFSVSNNRELPLIVGQLPVLPKHYWETRDFNETTLEPPLGSGPYRVSKVDAPTGITFERVPDYWAADLNVNIGAYNFDEIRFSYFGDSTIALEAFKGGQIDVRLENSAKNWATSYDFPAAREGLVRKQELYTSNPEPMQGFAMNLRRDKFTDVRVREAIGLAFDFEWANKTLFYGQYTRTDSYFENSELAASGTPEGAELALLEPFRDQLPASLFTETFSVPTTDGSGENRRNLRAATKLLQDAGWSVNEDGVLVNNESGGTFDIEFLLVSPTFERVVQPYLQALKKLGINGSIRIVDTSQYQNRLDSFDFDMIIHSAGQSLSPGNEQREFWGCEAAERNGSRNVIGICDPVVEALIDEIILARDRDALVTASHALDRVLLWRHYIVPQWHIPFTRAAVWSHIAHPDPTPAFNPGFPTIWWHTGDEAQN from the coding sequence TTGGCGTGGATTGGACGTTTTGCGGGTGCAGGTTTGGCTCTGGTTATGGGTATCAGTGCCGCCATGGCGGAGGACACTGAACAACATGGCCTCTCCCTTTTCGGATCGCTCAAATATCCCGCGGGCTTCGAACGATTTGACTATGTGAACCCAGAGGCGCCCAAAGGCGGCACGCTGCGCTATGCCAGTATTGGCAGCTTTGACAGCCTCAACCCCTTCATTGTCAAAGGCCGGTCCGCCGCAGGTATCTCGACGTTCCTCTACGACACACTCATGACGAGTTCCATGGACGAACCAGCCAGCGAATATGGGCTGTTGGCGGAATCCGTGTCGCACCCGGACGACTATTCCTCTGTCACTTTCAAACTTCGCCCAAACGCGAAGTGGCATGATGGGAAACGGGTGACGCCAGAGGACATTATTTGGTCTCTTGAAACGCTGACCACGAACATGCCCTTCTACAATGCGTACTATGCGGATGTTGAAAGCGTCGAGAAGCTCTCCCCGCTTGAAGTGCGATTCAACTTCTCCGTGTCAAACAACCGAGAGCTGCCGCTGATCGTTGGGCAGTTGCCGGTGCTACCGAAACATTATTGGGAAACGCGCGACTTCAACGAAACCACGCTGGAGCCTCCCCTTGGCAGTGGCCCCTACCGGGTTTCGAAAGTTGATGCGCCAACCGGCATCACCTTTGAGCGGGTGCCCGACTATTGGGCAGCTGATCTCAATGTGAATATCGGTGCTTATAATTTTGATGAGATTCGCTTCAGCTATTTTGGTGACAGCACCATCGCTCTTGAAGCCTTCAAGGGCGGTCAGATTGACGTTCGCCTTGAGAACTCCGCGAAGAACTGGGCCACGTCCTATGACTTCCCGGCAGCTCGCGAGGGGCTCGTGCGCAAACAAGAACTTTATACATCAAACCCTGAACCCATGCAGGGGTTTGCCATGAACCTGCGTCGCGATAAGTTCACTGACGTCCGCGTTCGTGAGGCAATAGGACTTGCCTTTGATTTCGAGTGGGCCAACAAGACACTCTTCTATGGCCAGTACACGCGGACCGACAGCTATTTTGAGAATTCAGAACTCGCAGCAAGCGGCACTCCTGAGGGGGCCGAGCTTGCCCTTCTCGAGCCTTTCCGCGATCAGCTGCCTGCCTCTCTGTTCACAGAGACATTCAGCGTGCCAACGACCGATGGGAGCGGTGAGAATCGGCGCAACCTGCGCGCTGCCACCAAGCTGCTTCAAGACGCTGGATGGTCGGTCAATGAAGATGGGGTTCTGGTCAATAATGAGAGTGGCGGGACTTTTGATATTGAGTTCTTGTTGGTCTCGCCGACCTTTGAACGTGTGGTGCAACCCTACCTCCAGGCGCTGAAGAAGCTTGGTATCAATGGCAGCATTCGCATTGTCGACACGTCCCAATATCAGAACCGCCTGGACAGTTTCGATTTTGACATGATCATCCATAGTGCTGGTCAGTCTCTTTCGCCGGGTAATGAGCAACGGGAGTTCTGGGGCTGTGAAGCTGCTGAACGCAATGGCAGCCGCAACGTGATCGGCATTTGCGATCCCGTTGTCGAAGCTTTGATTGATGAGATCATTCTTGCCCGCGACCGGGACGCGCTTGTGACAGCAAGTCATGCGCTTGACCGTGTGCTTCTTTGGCGCCACTACATCGTTCCGCAATGGCATATCCCCTTCACCCGCGCTGCGGTCTGGTCGCACATTGCGCATCCCGATCCCACACCTGCGTTCAATCCTGGCTTCCCCACCATCTGGTGGCATACTGGTGATGAGGCCCAAAACTGA
- the cycM gene encoding cytochrome c-552 has product MDSFEFNKIAGAFLFSILLLMGVRELTSVMFSPEAANPASYPVEVADSGAPAGGDAGAVADEGPSLATLLASADIGKGAKVAKKCAACHTFDDGGANKVGPNLYGVISRAKAQVDGFNYSGALSGMGGTWDFETMNAFLEKPGRYAPGTSMSFAGLRKPADRANIIAYLNSLGSNVPLPAAE; this is encoded by the coding sequence ATGGATAGTTTTGAATTCAACAAAATCGCAGGTGCATTCCTCTTTTCGATCCTGCTTCTGATGGGCGTGCGGGAATTGACCTCCGTGATGTTTTCCCCTGAAGCGGCAAACCCCGCCTCTTACCCGGTAGAGGTTGCTGATAGTGGCGCACCTGCTGGCGGTGACGCCGGTGCGGTCGCCGATGAAGGCCCAAGCCTTGCTACGTTGCTCGCCAGCGCCGACATTGGCAAAGGTGCAAAGGTCGCCAAGAAGTGCGCTGCCTGCCACACGTTTGATGACGGCGGCGCCAACAAGGTTGGCCCTAATCTCTATGGTGTTATTAGCCGTGCAAAAGCCCAGGTTGATGGCTTTAACTATTCCGGCGCTCTGTCGGGCATGGGCGGCACCTGGGACTTTGAAACGATGAATGCGTTTCTTGAAAAGCCTGGTCGCTACGCACCCGGCACCTCCATGTCATTCGCCGGACTGCGCAAGCCAGCTGACCGTGCAAACATCATTGCCTATTTGAACTCGCTTGGTTCGAACGTGCCGCTGCCTGCCGCTGAGTAA
- the kdsB gene encoding 3-deoxy-manno-octulosonate cytidylyltransferase: MATSPIILIPARLASTRLPNKPLADIAGVPMIVQVMRRSEEAGIGRVVIAAAEQEIVDAVEAAGGEAVLTDPDLPSGSDRVHAALNAVDPDGTHDVILNVQGDLPTLDPTIIKAALDVLDTTPADISTLVTEITEEDERTNPDVPRAILALEPGAQVGRALYFTRGAAPYGEGPDYHHIGLYGFRRDALARFVALPPSPLEVREKLEQLRALEADMRIDAALVDTVPLGVDTPADLEKARTELAG, translated from the coding sequence ATGGCTACTTCCCCAATTATCCTCATTCCAGCCCGTTTGGCCTCAACCCGGCTGCCCAACAAGCCTCTGGCGGACATCGCGGGCGTTCCCATGATCGTTCAGGTGATGCGCCGCTCAGAAGAAGCAGGGATTGGCCGCGTGGTGATTGCCGCGGCCGAGCAGGAAATTGTGGACGCCGTTGAAGCGGCGGGCGGTGAGGCGGTTCTGACAGATCCAGACCTGCCATCTGGCTCAGACCGGGTGCATGCAGCGCTGAATGCCGTTGATCCTGACGGAACGCACGATGTGATTCTCAACGTTCAAGGAGACCTGCCGACGCTTGATCCGACCATCATTAAGGCGGCGCTGGATGTGCTGGACACCACGCCGGCCGACATCTCGACCCTGGTAACCGAAATTACGGAAGAAGACGAACGCACGAACCCCGATGTCCCAAGAGCGATTTTAGCGCTGGAACCGGGGGCACAAGTTGGCCGTGCGCTCTATTTTACACGGGGGGCGGCTCCTTACGGTGAGGGCCCAGACTATCATCACATCGGGCTTTATGGTTTCCGCCGCGACGCCCTGGCGCGGTTTGTCGCTTTGCCACCATCGCCACTCGAAGTGCGGGAAAAATTGGAGCAGTTGCGAGCGCTGGAAGCGGACATGCGCATTGATGCGGCCCTCGTTGACACTGTTCCACTCGGTGTCGATACTCCCGCCGACTTAGAAAAAGCCCGCACAGAGCTTGCGGGTTAA